One Dromiciops gliroides isolate mDroGli1 chromosome 3, mDroGli1.pri, whole genome shotgun sequence DNA segment encodes these proteins:
- the ALKBH6 gene encoding alpha-ketoglutarate-dependent dioxygenase alkB homolog 6 isoform X1: MDELDAVIPSLEPFRVEQVPPIIYYVPDFISEQEETQLLRQVYEAPKPKWTQLSGRKLQNWGGLPHPKGMVPEQLPRWLQQWVDTVSSLGLFGGAPANHVLVNEYRPGEGIMTLSWPGQMVAAHIELVSMEMLVAVEKGTHVEAVGGEPHEDGPLYYPTVSTISLGSHTVLDLYPPRGPDLDKEPQEEQPQIRPKFSLLLEPRSLLVLRGEAYTHLLHGIRPTASDSLTETPVANASACPSAQPGALLPRGTRVSLTIRRVPRVLRTSLFLSKRSPSTN, encoded by the exons ATGGACGAGTTGGATGCTGTGATACCTTCCCTGGAGCCCTTCAGGGTGGAGCAG gtTCCACCCATCATATACTATGTCCCAGATTTCATCTCTGAGCAAGAAGAGACGCAGCTGCTCCGACAG GTGTATGAGGCTCCAAAGCCCAAATGGACACAGCTTTCTGGGCGGAAATTACAGAACTGGG GTGGGCTCCCCCACCCAAAGGGGATGGTACCTGAGCAGCTGCCTCGGTGGCTCCAGCAGTGGGTGGACACTGTCTCTAGTCTCGGCCTGTTCGGGGGCGCCCCAGCTAATCACGTGTTGGTAAATGAATATCGGCCAGGAGAGGGCATCATG ACACTGTCCTGGCCAGGTCAGATGGTGGCTGCACACATCGAGCTCGTCTCCATGGAGATGCTGGTAGCAGTGGAGAAAGGCACTCACGTGGAGGCTGTGGGAGGAGAG ccCCATGAGGATGGCCCCCTGTACTACCCGACAGTCAGCACTATCAGCCTTGGCTCCCACACTGTCCTGGATCTATACCCACCCCGAGGACCTGACCTGGACAAGGAACCACAAGAGGAGCAG CCCCAGATCCGCCCCAAGTTCTCCCTGTTGCTGGAGCCACGGAGCCTCCTGGTCCTGCGAGGGGAAGCTTACACCCACCTCCTCCACGGCATCCGCCCAACAGCCTCGGATTCACTGACTGAGACCCCGGTGGCCAATGCCTCTGCCTGCCCCTCGGCCCAGCCTGGGGCCCTGCTCCCCCGGGGCACACGAGTCTCCCTGACTATCCGGAGGGTCCCCCGAGTGCTCCGGACCAGCCTCTTTCTGAGCAAGCGGTCTCCAAGCACCAATTAA
- the ALKBH6 gene encoding alpha-ketoglutarate-dependent dioxygenase alkB homolog 6 isoform X3, whose translation MVPEQLPRWLQQWVDTVSSLGLFGGAPANHVLVNEYRPGEGIMTLSWPGQMVAAHIELVSMEMLVAVEKGTHVEAVGGEPHEDGPLYYPTVSTISLGSHTVLDLYPPRGPDLDKEPQEEQPQIRPKFSLLLEPRSLLVLRGEAYTHLLHGIRPTASDSLTETPVANASACPSAQPGALLPRGTRVSLTIRRVPRVLRTSLFLSKRSPSTN comes from the exons ATGGTACCTGAGCAGCTGCCTCGGTGGCTCCAGCAGTGGGTGGACACTGTCTCTAGTCTCGGCCTGTTCGGGGGCGCCCCAGCTAATCACGTGTTGGTAAATGAATATCGGCCAGGAGAGGGCATCATG ACACTGTCCTGGCCAGGTCAGATGGTGGCTGCACACATCGAGCTCGTCTCCATGGAGATGCTGGTAGCAGTGGAGAAAGGCACTCACGTGGAGGCTGTGGGAGGAGAG ccCCATGAGGATGGCCCCCTGTACTACCCGACAGTCAGCACTATCAGCCTTGGCTCCCACACTGTCCTGGATCTATACCCACCCCGAGGACCTGACCTGGACAAGGAACCACAAGAGGAGCAG CCCCAGATCCGCCCCAAGTTCTCCCTGTTGCTGGAGCCACGGAGCCTCCTGGTCCTGCGAGGGGAAGCTTACACCCACCTCCTCCACGGCATCCGCCCAACAGCCTCGGATTCACTGACTGAGACCCCGGTGGCCAATGCCTCTGCCTGCCCCTCGGCCCAGCCTGGGGCCCTGCTCCCCCGGGGCACACGAGTCTCCCTGACTATCCGGAGGGTCCCCCGAGTGCTCCGGACCAGCCTCTTTCTGAGCAAGCGGTCTCCAAGCACCAATTAA
- the ALKBH6 gene encoding alpha-ketoglutarate-dependent dioxygenase alkB homolog 6 isoform X2, translating to MDELDAVIPSLEPFRVEQVPPIIYYVPDFISEQEETQLLRQVYEAPKPKWTQLSGRKLQNWGGLPHPKGMVPEQLPRWLQQWVDTVSSLGLFGGAPANHVLVNEYRPGEGIMPHEDGPLYYPTVSTISLGSHTVLDLYPPRGPDLDKEPQEEQPQIRPKFSLLLEPRSLLVLRGEAYTHLLHGIRPTASDSLTETPVANASACPSAQPGALLPRGTRVSLTIRRVPRVLRTSLFLSKRSPSTN from the exons ATGGACGAGTTGGATGCTGTGATACCTTCCCTGGAGCCCTTCAGGGTGGAGCAG gtTCCACCCATCATATACTATGTCCCAGATTTCATCTCTGAGCAAGAAGAGACGCAGCTGCTCCGACAG GTGTATGAGGCTCCAAAGCCCAAATGGACACAGCTTTCTGGGCGGAAATTACAGAACTGGG GTGGGCTCCCCCACCCAAAGGGGATGGTACCTGAGCAGCTGCCTCGGTGGCTCCAGCAGTGGGTGGACACTGTCTCTAGTCTCGGCCTGTTCGGGGGCGCCCCAGCTAATCACGTGTTGGTAAATGAATATCGGCCAGGAGAGGGCATCATG ccCCATGAGGATGGCCCCCTGTACTACCCGACAGTCAGCACTATCAGCCTTGGCTCCCACACTGTCCTGGATCTATACCCACCCCGAGGACCTGACCTGGACAAGGAACCACAAGAGGAGCAG CCCCAGATCCGCCCCAAGTTCTCCCTGTTGCTGGAGCCACGGAGCCTCCTGGTCCTGCGAGGGGAAGCTTACACCCACCTCCTCCACGGCATCCGCCCAACAGCCTCGGATTCACTGACTGAGACCCCGGTGGCCAATGCCTCTGCCTGCCCCTCGGCCCAGCCTGGGGCCCTGCTCCCCCGGGGCACACGAGTCTCCCTGACTATCCGGAGGGTCCCCCGAGTGCTCCGGACCAGCCTCTTTCTGAGCAAGCGGTCTCCAAGCACCAATTAA
- the THAP8 gene encoding THAP domain-containing protein 8, producing the protein MSNLLSLRLAGWSKSRDQGGAQNQADPRIPRSPEGGSYTGPRQRSGPCPRLPWLRPALTLLAYSAPRTAASAFSHKLRRPDPDGGDPRAAAAALKATVTVASWGASALPGTAYLEAWPAQPHEARPLPPVTVVSSALVTPIVSTLPIVSHATAETSAEAERDEAGGPDGAGGEPSGAAPRGEHAYHRARLEPRAGLDGVVAALQRKVRGLQQRQRRHRARLGALEGLVQQLRRDHLLSHERLRLLGAACLPGVPARPEPTGAGAVAIVCGEQPAAAVLYTLTPAHDP; encoded by the exons ATGAGCAACCTTCTTTCTTTGAGGCTCGCAG GCTGGAGTAAATCACGTGACCAGGGCGGCGCACAGAACCAGGCCGACCCGAGAATCCCGCGGAGCCCCGAGGGAGGGAGCTACACTGGGCCGAGACAGAGGTCGGGGCCATGCCCACGTCTTCCCTGGCTCCGCCCTGCCCTAACACTGCTGGCCTACTCGGCGCCGAGAACCGCCGCCTCGGCTTTTTCACAT AAGCTGAGGCGGCCCGACCCTGACGGCGGGGATCCCcgcgcagcagcagcagccctgaAGGCGACCGTGACCGTGGCCTCCTGGGGGGCCTCCGCGCTCCCGGGGACGGCGTACCTGGAGGCCTGGCCGGCCCAACCCCACGAGGCGCGGCCCCTGCCCCCCGTGACCGTGGTGTCGTCGGCGCTCGTCACCCCCATCGTGTCCACGCTCCCCATCGTGTCCCACGCGACCGCCGAGACCTCGGCCGAGGCTGAGCGGGACGAGGCCGGGGGGCCCGACGGGGCGGGCGGGGAGCCGTCCGGGGCGGCCCCGCGCGGCGAGCACGCCTACCACCGCGCGCGGCTGGAGCCCAGGGCCGGCCTGGACGGGGTGGTAGCCGCGCTGCAGCGCAAGGTGCGGGGGCTgcagcagcggcagcggcggcaCCGCGCGCGCCTGGGCGCCCTCGAGGGGCTGGTGCAGCAGCTGCGCCGGGACCACCTGCTGTCCCACGAGCGGCTGCGGCTGCTGGGCGCG GCATGCCTGCCCGGGGTCCCCGCGCGCCCCGAGCCCACGGGTGCTGGCGCCGTGGCCATAGTCTGCGGGGAGCAGCCCGCGGCCGCCGTGCTCTACACGCTGACGCCAGCCCACGACCCCTGA
- the SYNE4 gene encoding nesprin-4: MWKREPWRAATHEEGIFRHLCHRHRGRLIAYSLVFEDPTSIQDPDSDTDSDGPGTGPGGLGLPRVGIGGERGPPLEAELEWDPTGDVGRLGALRSKTVWTPGSPCEVCGRAEPLAVWSLRPRGPPRSFRAQDRKQPSPPDVTVQIPLGSGSPEQGGGSTGAAQPRWPRCSLLFLLLLLLFGVACLFPPPRGPLCPPRRLSGPLHLVLSYVNGPPPT; this comes from the exons ATGTGGAAGAGGGAACCCTGGAGAGCAGCCACCCATGAGGAGGGCATCTTCCGGCACCTCTGTCATCGGCATCGAGGCCGGCTGATTGCCTACAGCCTG GTATTTGAGGACCCTACCTCGATCCAggatcctgactcagacactgacTCAGATGGTCCTGGGACTGGCCCTGGGGGTCTGGGCCTCCCGAGGGTTGGGATTGGGGGTGAGAGGGGTCCCCCACTGGAAGCTGAGCTGGAATGGGACCCCACTGGGGATGTGGGGCGGCTGGGTGCCCTCAGGAGCAAGACGGTCTGGACACCGGGGTCCCCCTGTGAAGTATGTGGACGTGCTGAGCCCCTGGCG GTCTGGTCCCTCCGGCCCCGAGGTCCCCCCAGGTCTTTCCGAGCTCAGGACAGGAAGCAGCCGAGCCCCCCGGATGTGACTGTGCAGATCCCTCTGGGTTCTGGGAGTCCTGAGCAGGGGGGAGGATCGACAGGTGCTGCTCAGCCCCGCTGGCCCCGGTGCTCCCTCCTCTTTCTGCTCCTTCTGCTCCTCTTTGGGGTTGCatgtctctttcctccccccaggGGGCCTCTTTGCCCCCCTCGGAGGCTCTCTGGGCCCCTGCACCTGGTCCTCAGCTATGTAAATGGTCCACCCCCAACCTGA
- the SDHAF1 gene encoding succinate dehydrogenase assembly factor 1, mitochondrial, translated as MSRHSRLQKQVLGLYRELLRAARGKPGAEARVRAEFREHARLQRTDVLRIEYLYRRGRRQLEQLRGSHTTGMGVFVPRPPPGASDSDPALQPHSEPKPEAGTKEP; from the coding sequence ATGAGCCGGCACAGCCGGCTGCAGAAGCAGGTCCTAGGCCTGTACCGGGAGCTGCTGCGCGCCGCGCGGGGAAAGCCCGGCGCCGAGGCGCGGGTCCGAGCCGAGTTCCGGGAGCACGCGCGCCTGCAGCGGACCGACGTGCTGCGGATCGAGTACTTATACCGACGCGGCCGGCGCCAGCTGGAGCAGCTGCGGGGCAGCCACACCACGGGCATGGGCGTCTTCGTCCCCAGACCACCCCCGGGGGCGTCGGACTCGGACCCGGCGCTGCAGCCGCACTCGGAGCCGAAGCCAGAAGCCGGGACAAAGGAGCCCTGA
- the CLIP3 gene encoding CAP-Gly domain-containing linker protein 3 — protein sequence MTKTDAAALPPEEEEEEEEEEEEPLPEAPSPIPERRQKPVVHPSAPAPLPKDYAFTFFDPNDPACQEILLDPRTTIPELFAIIRQWVPQVQHKIDVIGNEILRRGCHVNDRDGLTDMTLLHYACKAGAHGVGDPVAAVRLSQQLLALGGDVTLRSRWTNMNALHYAAYFDVPDLIRVLLKGARPRVVNSTCSDFNHGSALHIAASNLCLGAARCLLEHGANPALRNRKGQVPAEVVPDPMDMSLDKAEAALVAKELRTLLEEAVPLSCALPKVTLPNYDNVPGNLMLSALGLRLGDRVLLDGQKAGTLRFCGTTEFASGQWVGVELDEPEGKNDGSVGGVRYFICPPKQGLFASVSKVSKAADALPSSVTSTPRTPRMDFSRVTGKGRKERKAKKKSPSPSLGSLQREGLKAEVGDQVLVAGQKQGVIRFYGKTDFAPGYWFGIELDHPTGKHDGSVFGVRYFTCPPRHGVFAPASRIQRIGGSTDPPKDSITAKKVQVTMTQPKRTFPTVRTPKDITSENSISRLLFCCWFPWMLRAEMQS from the exons ATGACGAAGACGGACGCCGCAGCGCTGCCCccggaggaggaagaagaggaagaggaggaagaggaggagcccCTGCCAGAAGCTCCCAGCCCCATCCCAGAGCGCAGGCAGAAGCCCGTGGTGCACCCCTCAGCCCCAGCGCCCCTGCCCAAGGACTATG CCTTCACTTTCTTTGACCCCAATGACCCAGCCTGTCAGGAGATTCTGCTGGACCCACGCACGACGATCCCTGAGCTCTTTGCCATCATCCGCCAATGGGTACCCCAAGTTCAGCACAAGATTGACGTCATTGGCAACGAG ATCCTACGCCGTGGATGTCACGTGAATGACCGGGATGGGCTCACAGACATGACCCTGCTCCACTATGCCTGCAAAGCTGGGGCTCATGGTGTTG GGGACCCTGTGGCTGCTGTCCGCCTGTCGCAGCAGCTGCTGGCCTTGGGGGGTGATGTGACCCTGCGGAGCCGCTGGACAAACATGAACGCGCTCCATTATGCGGCATATTTTGACGTCCCAGATCTCATCCGAGTGTTGCTGAAGGGGGCCCGACCCCGAG TGGTGAACTCCACGTGCAGCGACTTCAATCACGGCTCAGCCCTGCACATCGCAGCCTCCAACCTGTGCCTCGGGGCTGCTCGCTGCCTCTTAGAGCATGGGGCCAACCCTGCTCTGCGG AACCGCAAGGGCCAAGTCCCGGCCGAGGTTGTCCCCGACCCTATGGACATGTCCCTGGACAAGGCTGAGGCCGCCCTTGTGGCTAAGGAACTGAGGACGCTGCTGGAGGAGGCAGTCCCCCTGTCCTGTGCCCTCCCCAAGGTCACGTTACCCAACTACGACAACGTCCCAGGCAACCTCATGCTCAGCGCCCTCGGCCTGCGGCTCGGAGACCGGGTCCTGCTGGACGGTCAGAAG GCCGGAACGCTGCGTTTCTGCGGGACCACGGAGTTCGCCAGTGGCCAGTGGGTAGGCGTGGAGCTGGACGAGCCGGAGGGCAAGAACGATGGAAGCGTAGGGGGTGTGCGCTACTTCATCTGCCCCCCTAAGCAGG GCCTCTTTGCCTCGGTCTCCAAGGTGTCAAAAGCGGCAGACGCCCTTCCTTCTTCAGTTACCTCCACCCCTCGCACCCCTCGGATGGACTTTTCCCGTGTCACTGGCAAAGGCCGAAAGGAGCGCAAAG cAAAGAAAAAGTCCCCATCACCCTCCCTGGGCAGCCTCCAGCGTGAGGGTTTAAAGGCTGAGGTAGGAGACCAAGTACTGGTGGCTGGACAGAAGCAGGGTGTGATTCGCTTCTATGGGAAGACAGACTTTGCCCCTG GGTATTGGTTTGGCATCGAGCTCGACCACCCGACGGGGAAACATGATGGCTCCGTCTTTGGTGTCAGATACTTCACATGCCCCCCTCGCCATGGGGTCTTTGCACCTGCATCCCGCATACAGAG AATTGGTGGCTCCACTGACCCCCCCAAGGACAGCATCACAGCCAAGAAAGTCCAAGTGACCA TGACTCAGCCCAAACGCACATTCCCAACTGTCCGGACTCCCAAGGACATCACATCAGAAAACTCTATCTCCAG gtTACTCTTCTGTTGCTGGTTTCCCTGGATGCTTCGGGCAGAGATGCAGTCGTAG